One part of the Haliotis asinina isolate JCU_RB_2024 chromosome 2, JCU_Hal_asi_v2, whole genome shotgun sequence genome encodes these proteins:
- the LOC137272771 gene encoding uncharacterized protein isoform X1 — protein MEQQNLAQNDSPLKAKMKKVVKVLCKQYSRKCIKPTGEDKFFYLAQTLMKEKLQGLPKYGIFADIEKKIDGVIESAVRHSTCGADDSSPRQPKNSLQRKRSIALIRAESPVEGWRSLRRDSQLPEFESYPCLWQNDLFMMVNDPKTQDAIRKSRSKISESLNLPGDRFARLLRLRQNVYTIEKKFRSFVNKGSRTDINCDKHLTTHNFGRRERPSRFKAPGEARMLFRKQARILLIAIKWLNYVFTKDHLNWEQELKTFADVAVEMQESTAQPRGLKDSGLSFDKNHYKANKEISLSADVRHYLSLTPAARTPEMLQQVLHGLQTLQSLSEYPLRTQERLCLVAWYQRVEAKKVIIRQGHYPECFYFILSGAAYVKKMVKVSESGEQAISTVARLTRGQSFGEVSLIFDSPRTATVESATSMELLVISKTDFLTIFMNADDPNEEADHIKFLRQIPVMKHWPIGMLKTEPGTCLLHYFKRGTLITDNGSSSEWLYFVKSGSCEAIKRLHAVKGRGPRDQRKHLNPLYDVILPTLSSGETASSRVDSGVDKRRRHRHVVSREVLESMKTYYDGIRRTICEPDSNSPTHLTPPTVLPHGPAGPHKDPGRYVFVTQEDLPSRIQPVPTTKQRGQPGVSKPRISEVYLTKHSGMLPTSTSVLQLLTPGRESSQTSEHYKSGRQQNQVFVKVDVLQSKDIFGMETLDTDRKNSKEDIPEMSLVSRGAEVVLLSKRIFLKYATDNVRRSVQEMARRYPREAALQDKLQIQADWDLYRQHVMADAVAVSRSTRSLPIVT, from the exons ATGGAACAACAAAATCTGGCGCAAAATGATTCCCCACTGAAggccaaaatgaaaaaggtcgTAAAGGTTCTATGCAAACAATACTCCCGTAAGTGTATTAAGCCTACTGGAGAAGATAAATTCTTTTACCTGGCACAAACTCTTATGAAAGAAAAGCTCCAAGGTCTTCCGAAGTACGGCATTTTCGCAGACATCGAAAAGAAAATCGATGGAGTGATCGAATCCGCTGTCAGACATTCCACATGCGGAGCAGACGACAGTTCCCCACGGCAACCGAAAAACTCTTTACAGCGAAAACGGAGCATCGCATTGATTAGAGCAGAGTCGCCAGTTGAGGGCTGGCGCAGCCTCAGGCGAGACAGTCAACTCCCGGAGTTTGAAAGTTATCCGTGTTTGTGGCAAAACGACTTGTTCATGATGGTAAACGATCCTAAAACTCAGGATGCGATTCGTAAATCAAGGAGCAAGATAAGCGAAAGTCTCAATCTACCTGGTGATAGGTTTGCTCGGTTGTTGCGTCTGAGGCAAAATGTTTACACCATCGAAAAGAAGTTCCGGTCTTTTGTGAACAAGGGTTCCAGAACAGACATCAATTGTGACAaacatttaacaacacataACTTTGGACGAAGGGAAAGACCTTCAAGATTCAAAGCGCCAGGCGAG GCTCGCATGTTATTCAGGAAACAAGCCCGAATTTTGCTGATTGCCATTAAATGGCTCAACTATGTGTTTAC CAAGGATCATCTGAACTGGGAGCAAGAGCTGAAGACCTTCGCCGACGTAGCCGTGGAGATGCAGGAGTCGACAGCACAGCCTAGGGGTCTGAAGGATTCAGGGCTTAGTTTCGACAAGAACCACTACAAGGCGAATAAGGAG ATATCCTTAAGCGCGGATGTACGGCACTACCTCTCCCTCACCCCTGCAGCCCGAACTCCAGAGATGCTCCAACAG GTGCTTCACGGTCTTCAAACTCTCCAGTCTCTCTCCGAGTATCCTCTAAGGACGCAGGAGCGGCTCTGTCTGGTGGCGTGGTACCAGAG GGTGGAAGCCAAGAAAGTAATAATCAGACAGGGTCATTATCCCGAGTGTTTCTACTTCATACTGTCAGGGgcgg CATACGTAAAgaaaatggttaaagtgtctgaaAGCGGGGAACAAGCGATATCAACTGTAGCAAGATTGACACGGGGTCAGAGCTTTGGG GAAGTGAGCCTCATTTTCGACTCTCCACGAACAGCCACAGTTGAGAGCGCCACTTCTATGGAGCTGCTGGTTATCAGCAAGACCGACTTCCTAACCATCTTCATGAACGCCGACGACCCCAATGAAGAAGCGGATCACATTAAGTTTCTCAG ACAGATCCCAGTCATGAAGCACTGGCCTATAGGGATGCTGAAGACAGAGCCCGGGACTTGCCTCCTGCACTACTTCAA GCGAGGTACTCTTATCACAGACAATGGCAGTTCCAGTGAATGGCTCTACTTTGTCAAATCT GGCTCCTGTGAAGCCATCAAACGCTTGCACGCGGTGAAGGGGCGTGGTCCGAGGGATCAGCGGAAGCAtctcaatcctctgtatgacgTCATCCTTCCTACACTCAGCTCAGGCGAAACAG CCTCGTCTCGGGTGGACTCAGGGGTGGACAAGAGGCGACGTCACAGACACGTGGTGAGCCGGGAAGTGCTGGAGTCAATGAAGACCTACTACGACGGCATCAGGAGG ACAATTTGTGAGCCAGATTCGAATTCCCCCACCCATCTCACCCCTCCCACTGTCCTACCCCACGGACCGGCAGGTCCTCACAAGGATCCAGGCAGGTATGTCTTTGTCACGCAGGAGGACCTTCCGTCTCGGATCCAGCCAGTGCCTACCACCAAACAACGCGGTCAGCCAGGCGTGTCCAAACCAAGGATATCGGAAGTCTATCTCACCAAACATTCTGGT ATGCTGCCGACATCTACGAGTGTCCTACAGCTGCTGACCCCGGGGCGAGAGTCAAGTCAGACATCGGAACATTACAAGAGTGGACGCCAGCAGAACCAAGTGTTTGTCAAGGTCGATGTTCTACAGTCCAAGGACATCTTT GGAATGGAGACCCTGGATACTGATCGAAAAAACAGCAAAGAGGATATTCCCGAAATGTCATTG GTGAGTCGGGGCGCCGAGGTGGTGCTATTGTCGAAGAGGATCTTCCTAAAGTACGCCACGGACAATGTGCGCAGATCTGTGCAGGAAATGGCGCGACGCTATCCAAGGGAGGCAGCTTTACAGGACAAACTCCAAATTCAAGCAGACTGGGATTTGTACAGACAACACGTCATGGCGGACGCTGTTGCCGTCAGCAGAAGCACGCGTTCATTGCCAATAGTCACGTGA
- the LOC137272771 gene encoding cyclic nucleotide-binding domain-containing protein 2-like isoform X2, whose translation MELTSAMEQQNLAQNDSPLKAKMKKVVKVLCKQYSRKCIKPTGEDKFFYLAQTLMKEKLQGLPKYGIFADIEKKIDGVIESAVRHSTCGADDSSPRQPKNSLQRKRSIALIRAESPVEGWRSLRRDSQLPEFESYPCLWQNDLFMMVNDPKTQDAIRKSRSKISESLNLPGDRFARLLRLRQNVYTIEKKFRSFVNKGSRTDINCDKHLTTHNFGRRERPSRFKAPGEARMLFRKQARILLIAIKWLNYVFTKDHLNWEQELKTFADVAVEMQESTAQPRGLKDSGLSFDKNHYKANKEISLSADVRHYLSLTPAARTPEMLQQVLHGLQTLQSLSEYPLRTQERLCLVAWYQRVEAKKVIIRQGHYPECFYFILSGAAYVKKMVKVSESGEQAISTVARLTRGQSFGEVSLIFDSPRTATVESATSMELLVISKTDFLTIFMNADDPNEEADHIKFLRQIPVMKHWPIGMLKTEPGTCLLHYFKRGTLITDNGSSSEWLYFVKSGSCEAIKRLHAVKGRGPRDQRKHLNPLYDVILPTLSSGETASSRVDSGVDKRRRHRHVVSREVLESMKTYYDGIRREDLPSRIQPVPTTKQRGQPGVSKPRISEVYLTKHSGMLPTSTSVLQLLTPGRESSQTSEHYKSGRQQNQVFVKVDVLQSKDIFGMETLDTDRKNSKEDIPEMSLVSRGAEVVLLSKRIFLKYATDNVRRSVQEMARRYPREAALQDKLQIQADWDLYRQHVMADAVAVSRSTRSLPIVT comes from the exons ATGGAATTAACATCGGCCATGGAACAACAAAATCTGGCGCAAAATGATTCCCCACTGAAggccaaaatgaaaaaggtcgTAAAGGTTCTATGCAAACAATACTCCCGTAAGTGTATTAAGCCTACTGGAGAAGATAAATTCTTTTACCTGGCACAAACTCTTATGAAAGAAAAGCTCCAAGGTCTTCCGAAGTACGGCATTTTCGCAGACATCGAAAAGAAAATCGATGGAGTGATCGAATCCGCTGTCAGACATTCCACATGCGGAGCAGACGACAGTTCCCCACGGCAACCGAAAAACTCTTTACAGCGAAAACGGAGCATCGCATTGATTAGAGCAGAGTCGCCAGTTGAGGGCTGGCGCAGCCTCAGGCGAGACAGTCAACTCCCGGAGTTTGAAAGTTATCCGTGTTTGTGGCAAAACGACTTGTTCATGATGGTAAACGATCCTAAAACTCAGGATGCGATTCGTAAATCAAGGAGCAAGATAAGCGAAAGTCTCAATCTACCTGGTGATAGGTTTGCTCGGTTGTTGCGTCTGAGGCAAAATGTTTACACCATCGAAAAGAAGTTCCGGTCTTTTGTGAACAAGGGTTCCAGAACAGACATCAATTGTGACAaacatttaacaacacataACTTTGGACGAAGGGAAAGACCTTCAAGATTCAAAGCGCCAGGCGAG GCTCGCATGTTATTCAGGAAACAAGCCCGAATTTTGCTGATTGCCATTAAATGGCTCAACTATGTGTTTAC CAAGGATCATCTGAACTGGGAGCAAGAGCTGAAGACCTTCGCCGACGTAGCCGTGGAGATGCAGGAGTCGACAGCACAGCCTAGGGGTCTGAAGGATTCAGGGCTTAGTTTCGACAAGAACCACTACAAGGCGAATAAGGAG ATATCCTTAAGCGCGGATGTACGGCACTACCTCTCCCTCACCCCTGCAGCCCGAACTCCAGAGATGCTCCAACAG GTGCTTCACGGTCTTCAAACTCTCCAGTCTCTCTCCGAGTATCCTCTAAGGACGCAGGAGCGGCTCTGTCTGGTGGCGTGGTACCAGAG GGTGGAAGCCAAGAAAGTAATAATCAGACAGGGTCATTATCCCGAGTGTTTCTACTTCATACTGTCAGGGgcgg CATACGTAAAgaaaatggttaaagtgtctgaaAGCGGGGAACAAGCGATATCAACTGTAGCAAGATTGACACGGGGTCAGAGCTTTGGG GAAGTGAGCCTCATTTTCGACTCTCCACGAACAGCCACAGTTGAGAGCGCCACTTCTATGGAGCTGCTGGTTATCAGCAAGACCGACTTCCTAACCATCTTCATGAACGCCGACGACCCCAATGAAGAAGCGGATCACATTAAGTTTCTCAG ACAGATCCCAGTCATGAAGCACTGGCCTATAGGGATGCTGAAGACAGAGCCCGGGACTTGCCTCCTGCACTACTTCAA GCGAGGTACTCTTATCACAGACAATGGCAGTTCCAGTGAATGGCTCTACTTTGTCAAATCT GGCTCCTGTGAAGCCATCAAACGCTTGCACGCGGTGAAGGGGCGTGGTCCGAGGGATCAGCGGAAGCAtctcaatcctctgtatgacgTCATCCTTCCTACACTCAGCTCAGGCGAAACAG CCTCGTCTCGGGTGGACTCAGGGGTGGACAAGAGGCGACGTCACAGACACGTGGTGAGCCGGGAAGTGCTGGAGTCAATGAAGACCTACTACGACGGCATCAGGAGG GAGGACCTTCCGTCTCGGATCCAGCCAGTGCCTACCACCAAACAACGCGGTCAGCCAGGCGTGTCCAAACCAAGGATATCGGAAGTCTATCTCACCAAACATTCTGGT ATGCTGCCGACATCTACGAGTGTCCTACAGCTGCTGACCCCGGGGCGAGAGTCAAGTCAGACATCGGAACATTACAAGAGTGGACGCCAGCAGAACCAAGTGTTTGTCAAGGTCGATGTTCTACAGTCCAAGGACATCTTT GGAATGGAGACCCTGGATACTGATCGAAAAAACAGCAAAGAGGATATTCCCGAAATGTCATTG GTGAGTCGGGGCGCCGAGGTGGTGCTATTGTCGAAGAGGATCTTCCTAAAGTACGCCACGGACAATGTGCGCAGATCTGTGCAGGAAATGGCGCGACGCTATCCAAGGGAGGCAGCTTTACAGGACAAACTCCAAATTCAAGCAGACTGGGATTTGTACAGACAACACGTCATGGCGGACGCTGTTGCCGTCAGCAGAAGCACGCGTTCATTGCCAATAGTCACGTGA